A genomic window from Cetobacterium somerae ATCC BAA-474 includes:
- a CDS encoding chloride channel protein produces the protein MKDRIVRALFFSGFSIITGLIVGFIDVFFSKGLILAANLRVEYFNKLIIFLPFVGVLMIFLYKKYGKGSLKGMGYVFEAAHMENVIIPKRLIPFSIISTWATHLFGGSAGREGVAVQIGATVANTITRYVEKKIKLNIDDLKKILISTGISAGFSGLFGTPFAATIFSLEILNMGVVEYKALFPAFLAAYTAFGVSEYFEMKHFHFLIEKFPKNDIRDITMFLMATFIFAVAGYCFAFFLKNFKKNKYMVGLDPIKKIFFGGIILGFLIWLVYGGRYSGLGTNLIDIAFSKEQLYSYDWILKMFFTIFTLGIGFQGGEVTPIFAIGACLGGVLGGWFGIPVEFLAAIGYCAVFASSTNTFLASFLIGIEIFGYNMAGYLFVACAMAYLFSGELSIYEGQKKEHLKI, from the coding sequence ATGAAAGACAGAATAGTTAGAGCTCTATTTTTTTCAGGTTTTTCAATTATAACAGGATTAATAGTGGGATTTATAGATGTGTTTTTTTCAAAAGGATTGATATTAGCAGCAAATCTACGAGTGGAATATTTTAATAAATTAATTATTTTTTTACCTTTTGTGGGAGTTTTAATGATATTTTTATATAAAAAATATGGAAAGGGTTCTTTAAAAGGAATGGGCTATGTATTCGAAGCAGCACATATGGAAAATGTAATTATTCCTAAAAGATTAATTCCATTTTCTATTATATCAACATGGGCGACTCATCTTTTTGGAGGTTCAGCTGGGAGAGAGGGAGTAGCAGTACAAATAGGTGCAACGGTAGCAAATACAATAACAAGATATGTAGAGAAAAAAATAAAGTTAAATATAGATGATTTAAAAAAAATTCTTATTTCAACAGGGATATCAGCTGGATTTTCAGGACTTTTTGGAACTCCATTTGCTGCAACAATATTTTCTTTAGAGATTTTAAATATGGGTGTTGTTGAATACAAAGCTTTGTTTCCAGCATTTTTAGCAGCGTATACAGCCTTTGGTGTATCAGAGTATTTTGAGATGAAGCATTTCCATTTCTTAATAGAGAAGTTTCCTAAAAATGATATAAGAGATATAACAATGTTTTTAATGGCAACGTTTATATTTGCAGTTGCAGGGTATTGCTTTGCTTTTTTCTTAAAAAATTTTAAAAAGAATAAATATATGGTTGGTTTAGATCCTATAAAAAAAATATTTTTTGGTGGAATAATATTAGGCTTTTTAATCTGGTTAGTTTATGGAGGGAGATATAGTGGACTAGGAACTAATCTAATTGATATAGCTTTTTCAAAAGAGCAGTTATATTCATATGATTGGATATTGAAGATGTTCTTTACTATATTCACTTTAGGAATAGGATTTCAAGGGGGAGAGGTCACACCAATTTTTGCTATAGGAGCATGTTTAGGAGGAGTATTAGGAGGTTGGTTTGGTATTCCTGTGGAGTTTTTAGCAGCAATTGGATATTGTGCTGTATTTGCATCTTCTACAAATACATTTTTAGCCTCATTTTTAATAGGAATAGAGATATTTGGTTATAATATGGCAGGCTATCTTTTTGTAGCTTGTGCAATGGCTTACCTATTTAGTGGAGAGTTAAGCATATATGAAGGACAAAAAAAAGAGCATTTAAAAATATAA
- a CDS encoding ankyrin repeat domain-containing protein yields the protein MIEFKNALKNGDLEKLKVKLEDGIDVNDRSGEYRYPIHKAVLLKDTNIVKLFLDYNADINIQEPLQGNTPINLAIFNKDLQMVNFLKENGANLDIKNSWGMTSLEYAIYLKNNMSFDDIDNIIETLK from the coding sequence ATGATTGAATTTAAAAATGCATTAAAAAATGGAGATTTAGAGAAATTAAAAGTTAAATTAGAAGATGGAATCGATGTTAATGACAGAAGTGGTGAGTACAGATATCCTATACATAAAGCTGTTTTATTAAAAGATACTAATATTGTTAAACTATTTTTAGATTATAATGCAGATATTAATATCCAAGAACCACTACAAGGTAATACACCTATTAATCTTGCCATTTTTAATAAAGATTTACAAATGGTAAATTTTTTAAAAGAAAATGGTGCCAATTTAGATATTAAAAATAGTTGGGGAATGACATCTTTAGAATACGCTATATACCTTAAAAATAATATGAGTTTCGATGATATAGATAACATTATTGAAACTTTAAAATAA